The genomic interval GATAGAATTTGACTTGCTCATGTTGCACTTTTTTATAGTGTGTGCTCACTTAAAAAATTACGTTGGCGTTTCTGTTTTGTTTAGTTTTCAAAGAACTAGTTTGTCTTGCTGACAAGAATTTATTTTACTCTCTTATTTCTAATTCGTCAATTGTTTTTTGAAATATTTTTTCTTAACAATTAGCGAACAATAATATAGAGATAATTCTTACGGCTATTGCTTAACAAATCTATTATTTGTTTCAGTAGAGCTTCTTAAGCCGGTTTTTATATAATACTCTATCGATCAATATAAATCAATACTAATTTTCAAAAAGATACACACGAAAACGACAAAAGGAGCGCCAATCATTTTTAACATGATGAACTCTCCTTTTCTTTATCTCACATAAAAATTTATGGACTTAAAAGTATTCAGTACTCCAACACATAGCCCCACGCAAGAAATTGTGATAATCGAATAAATTAACTTAAAGTCTTTTAATATAATAATTCCGGCAATTATGATGAATACATCAATAAGAAACATAACAATTCCAGGGTTAATGGCTTTTGATTTTGAAATTAACAGTGCTAATAAATCGATTCCTCCAGGACTGATATGTAGCCGAATCATGAAGCCAATACCAATTCCAATTGTGATTCCACCAAGAATTGCACTGATTAATATTGGTAGATGCAATAATCCGTTTAGTGGTGTTAGCCAATCAATCATTGTTGAAGTAAAAACCAATCCAAGAATCGCATTAATGAAATAGGACTTATCGTATAGAAGAGATAGAAGGTATATCGGAGTATTGATCATGATAATGCTGTGCCCAACCTGAGTACCCCAAATATATTTAATTAACAGACTGATGCCAAATACCCCTCCATTTATTATATGAAGGGGAAGTATAAATATATTTAGACCAATTCCGATACAAACACTTGAAAAGAGTAAAACAACTAACTTTTTCATAAAAAGCATCCCCTTGTCCAAATCATTATCTTAAAACATATGAAGGGAATGCTAATATCATACGGATTAATGAGGAAGTACCCTTACTCTTCTTATGAGTAAAGAGCAACCCCCACTAACCCAGAAAGAATAATGATATAGATAGGATGCCAACGGAACTTCAATAACAACACAAGTGATAACCCAAAGATAAACAATAAGCTTACTGTATGCCACGAAACGTTTATCGTAATCAAATTGTTGGAAAGAGCAAAGCTTAATGCAGCATAGATAACTAAACTAGCGACAATAGGTCTTAATCCATAAAAAATCGATTGAACAATTGAATAGTTTTGTAGTTTAGTAAAAAAGGTAGCTACAACAAGGACCAGGATAATAGAAGGAAGCAAGACTCCGAGAGTAGCTATGATTGCTCCTGCTATGCCCGCTGTAGAATATCCGACGAGAATAGCACTATTTGTTGCAATTGGACCGGGAGACATCCCAGCAATGGCGATAACATCGGTAAATTGTTGTGTTGTCATCCATCCGTGTTGGGAAGCTTCAGCTTCTATTACGGGGATCATCGCATAGCCGCCTCCGAACGATACAAAACCGATGACAAAGAATGTTCTAAATAGCTCCCATAATATCATCGCTTGCACCTCCCTTCTTAAATCCCCGCCCCCATGAAATAATCAGGGTGATTTTTATAATCCTCGTTCTTTTGTTCTAACTTCATGTTATATCCCAATTTTCTTTTAACAAACCTGCAAACAATTCCTGTTAAAGCACCAAGTAAAATGACGAATATAGGATGAATGACGAAGAGAAGTGGAACACCTACTATCATGATGCCTAATGTTGATTTGTCAGTAATGGCTGTTTTTCCTGTTTTGATGGCTGCATAAGCAATTAAGGCGACAACAGATGCTCTAATGGCTAGAAAGGCAGCTTCTACCTTTGAATTATCTTGAAAGAAAAAATATAAAATGCCCAAGGCTAGCACAATAAAAAAGGTCGGTAATGAAATACCAAGCATGGCTGCAATAGCACCCTTTATCCCGCCTATTCGCTTCCCAAT from Peribacillus asahii carries:
- a CDS encoding chromate transporter, whose product is MILWELFRTFFVIGFVSFGGGYAMIPVIEAEASQHGWMTTQQFTDVIAIAGMSPGPIATNSAILVGYSTAGIAGAIIATLGVLLPSIILVLVVATFFTKLQNYSIVQSIFYGLRPIVASLVIYAALSFALSNNLITINVSWHTVSLLFIFGLSLVLLLKFRWHPIYIIILSGLVGVALYS
- a CDS encoding YitT family protein gives rise to the protein MKKLVVLLFSSVCIGIGLNIFILPLHIINGGVFGISLLIKYIWGTQVGHSIIMINTPIYLLSLLYDKSYFINAILGLVFTSTMIDWLTPLNGLLHLPILISAILGGITIGIGIGFMIRLHISPGGIDLLALLISKSKAINPGIVMFLIDVFIIIAGIIILKDFKLIYSIITISCVGLCVGVLNTFKSINFYVR
- a CDS encoding chromate transporter, with the protein product MKEEWKIFFQLFWTFFKMGPVTFGGGYAMIPLIEKEVVEKRKWLKSEEVTDVFALSQAVPGAVAINSATFIGKRIGGIKGAIAAMLGISLPTFFIVLALGILYFFFQDNSKVEAAFLAIRASVVALIAYAAIKTGKTAITDKSTLGIMIVGVPLLFVIHPIFVILLGALTGIVCRFVKRKLGYNMKLEQKNEDYKNHPDYFMGAGI